Proteins from a single region of Paraglaciecola sp. T6c:
- a CDS encoding GldG family protein, giving the protein MSTRFITWLSMLFIAILFCALVLLNNQLLSVYRVDLTENNVYSLSQGSQQILTEIDEPLNLYFFFSDKASKNMTTLRNYAVRVQSLLEEYAGRSNGKIKLHILDPEPFSEKEDRADQFGLTGANIGTAGEAIYLGLGATNALDDQQVIAFFDPQQERFLEYEISKLIYQLVNPKQVKVTLLTDLPVAGGQNPMTGEFEQPWTFYTQLQQLYVVDKIGSDATELPKGTDVLIVAHPKNLSDELLYAIDQYTMKGGRALIFVDPHNESDQMSMLVGSGMGANSSNLSRLFKAWGVNYDEQHVLLDAYAGLDVRTQSGDVARHFGFVGFSANELNDKDVTTSNLDLINGASFGVFKKGASTGQRWATLIHSTQNSDLIDSALYAQTREPLALSQEYTSSNQEYVLATRITGNAKSAFELPPEGIESEGALSSTRDLNVMLVGDTDLLSDRFWVQQSSFFGQTITTPFANNGDFVTNAVENLAGSDALISIRSRGTFARPFDKVEQLKLVAEQKFREQEKILQQQLEEAELQLAQLQEQQGEGGALVISSQQQKAIDDFMTQKIEIRKSLREVRHQLDKDIETLGNLIKFTNIVIAPLVLVLLLMGVRRLSRSRYKAKNTSPVAGAGEPS; this is encoded by the coding sequence ATGTCTACTCGATTTATTACTTGGTTAAGCATGCTCTTTATCGCAATACTGTTTTGCGCCTTAGTTTTACTGAATAATCAGTTGCTTAGCGTATATCGTGTCGATTTAACTGAGAACAATGTTTATTCTTTGTCGCAAGGTAGTCAGCAAATTTTAACGGAAATTGATGAGCCGTTGAATCTGTACTTTTTCTTCTCCGACAAAGCATCAAAGAATATGACGACTTTGCGTAATTACGCGGTGCGGGTACAAAGTTTACTTGAAGAATATGCTGGGCGTTCCAACGGTAAAATTAAACTGCATATTCTTGACCCCGAACCTTTTTCTGAAAAAGAGGATAGGGCAGATCAGTTTGGACTCACAGGCGCAAACATCGGTACCGCCGGTGAAGCGATTTATTTAGGGTTGGGCGCAACAAATGCGCTAGATGACCAGCAAGTGATTGCGTTCTTTGATCCTCAGCAGGAGCGATTTTTAGAGTACGAAATCAGTAAATTGATTTATCAACTGGTTAATCCTAAGCAAGTTAAAGTGACGTTATTAACTGATTTGCCAGTGGCAGGCGGACAAAATCCGATGACGGGTGAGTTCGAACAACCGTGGACCTTTTATACACAGTTACAGCAACTATATGTCGTCGATAAAATCGGCAGCGATGCGACAGAGTTACCTAAAGGTACCGATGTGTTAATTGTCGCTCACCCAAAAAATTTAAGTGACGAGTTATTATACGCCATCGACCAATACACGATGAAAGGTGGAAGAGCCCTGATTTTTGTTGATCCGCATAATGAATCAGATCAAATGAGTATGCTTGTGGGGTCAGGCATGGGAGCGAACAGTTCGAACCTTTCTCGTTTGTTTAAAGCTTGGGGCGTTAACTACGACGAGCAGCACGTCTTGCTCGATGCTTATGCAGGCTTAGATGTGCGCACCCAAAGCGGTGATGTTGCTAGGCACTTCGGTTTTGTGGGCTTTAGCGCCAATGAATTGAACGATAAAGATGTAACCACTTCAAATTTAGATTTGATTAATGGGGCGTCTTTTGGGGTTTTCAAAAAAGGCGCTAGTACAGGCCAGCGCTGGGCTACGCTTATTCATTCAACTCAAAACTCAGATCTGATCGATAGTGCATTATACGCACAGACAAGAGAGCCTTTAGCGTTAAGTCAGGAATATACAAGCAGTAATCAAGAGTATGTGTTGGCCACGAGGATCACAGGAAATGCAAAGTCGGCTTTCGAGTTGCCGCCAGAGGGCATTGAAAGCGAAGGAGCTTTATCCAGCACAAGAGACTTAAACGTAATGTTAGTGGGTGATACCGATTTACTATCAGACAGATTTTGGGTGCAGCAATCATCATTTTTTGGTCAAACCATTACCACGCCATTTGCCAACAACGGTGATTTCGTCACCAACGCGGTTGAGAATCTTGCAGGCAGTGATGCACTCATTAGCATTCGAAGTCGAGGCACTTTTGCACGGCCTTTTGATAAGGTTGAGCAGCTCAAATTGGTCGCGGAGCAAAAATTCCGAGAGCAGGAAAAAATACTTCAACAACAGTTGGAAGAGGCCGAGTTGCAGTTGGCGCAATTGCAAGAGCAGCAAGGTGAGGGGGGGGCGTTAGTCATTTCTTCGCAGCAGCAAAAAGCCATTGACGATTTTATGACTCAGAAAATTGAAATACGCAAATCTCTGAGAGAAGTGCGTCACCAGTTAGATAAGGATATTGAAACCTTGGGCAACCTTATTAAGTTCACCAACATTGTTATTGCTCCATTAGTGTTAGTGCTATTACTGATGGGGGTTAGGCGTTTGTCACGTAGTCGCTACAAGGCTAAAAATACGTCGCCCGTCGCAGGTGCTGGGGAGCCATCATGA
- a CDS encoding ABC transporter permease subunit: MAHIFILFKREFAGYFASPVAYVFIGIFLVLSSVFAFFIGGFYERGQADLLAFFNFHPWLYLFLVPAIAMRSWAEERKSGSIELLMTLPVSTWQVTLGKFLAAWSVLGLALILTFPLWLTVNYLGQPDNGIIVAAYLGSWLMAGAFLAIGMCMSALSKNQIIAFILAIVVCFLFVVSGSSIVLDSFKGWAPSLLLDTVASFSFLTHFEAMAKGVIALNDLGYFLLVTMAWLYAGLLIIEQKKAD, encoded by the coding sequence GTGGCACATATTTTTATTTTGTTTAAACGGGAGTTTGCAGGTTACTTTGCCTCACCTGTCGCCTACGTCTTTATCGGCATTTTCTTAGTGCTATCTTCGGTCTTTGCTTTCTTTATCGGCGGTTTTTATGAGCGAGGCCAAGCTGATTTATTGGCCTTCTTCAATTTTCATCCTTGGTTATATTTGTTCTTAGTACCCGCCATCGCCATGCGTAGTTGGGCCGAAGAGCGCAAAAGTGGCAGTATAGAATTATTAATGACCTTGCCCGTGAGCACTTGGCAGGTAACATTAGGTAAATTTTTAGCAGCCTGGAGCGTTTTAGGATTAGCCTTAATTTTGACTTTTCCATTGTGGCTAACGGTTAATTATCTCGGACAGCCTGATAATGGCATCATTGTCGCGGCATACTTAGGGAGTTGGTTGATGGCGGGCGCTTTTTTGGCTATCGGCATGTGTATGTCTGCCTTGTCCAAGAATCAAATTATCGCCTTTATTCTGGCTATTGTGGTGTGTTTTTTGTTCGTCGTCAGTGGCAGTTCGATCGTATTGGATTCATTTAAAGGCTGGGCACCTTCGCTATTACTCGATACTGTGGCGTCATTTAGCTTCTTGACCCATTTTGAAGCGATGGCAAAAGGCGTGATAGCACTAAATGATTTGGGGTACTTCTTGCTCGTGACAATGGCTTGGCTGTACGCAGGTTTACTTATTATTGAACAAAAGAAGGCGGATTAA
- a CDS encoding ABC transporter ATP-binding protein, with amino-acid sequence MISVKNLSKSFGHFSAVEDLNFDVKPGDIVGFLGPNGAGKSTTMKMLTGFLQPTHGSIDIFDMSISQHTKDIQERIGYLPEGAPAYSDMTTYQFLKFIAEVRGFRGKEKEQRIRNVIEKIELQDVVNRPIENLSKGFKRRVGLAQALIHDPDILILDEPTDGLDPNQKHQVRELITQLAQDKIVIISTHILEEVTAVCNRVMIIAKGKLLFDDTPLRLQQRSRYYQAVTIHLSYLADISGLAELEGVAEMEVEQKTGHVTLFPEPGQHILHEVTAHVQRAKLPVDTLFIEQGRLDQVFRDLTTEVA; translated from the coding sequence ATGATATCTGTTAAGAATTTGTCGAAATCGTTCGGTCATTTTTCTGCGGTCGAGGATCTCAACTTTGACGTCAAACCTGGAGACATAGTCGGTTTTTTGGGGCCAAACGGCGCCGGTAAGTCTACCACTATGAAAATGCTCACGGGTTTCTTGCAGCCGACTCACGGTAGTATTGATATTTTTGATATGTCTATCTCGCAGCATACGAAGGACATTCAGGAACGAATTGGTTATTTACCGGAAGGTGCACCAGCCTACAGCGATATGACGACTTATCAGTTTCTAAAATTTATTGCCGAGGTCCGAGGATTTAGGGGTAAAGAAAAGGAACAACGCATTCGAAACGTCATCGAAAAAATTGAGTTACAAGACGTCGTCAATCGACCTATTGAGAACTTATCAAAGGGCTTTAAACGACGCGTTGGTCTTGCTCAGGCATTGATTCATGACCCGGATATATTAATCCTAGACGAGCCTACTGACGGTCTCGACCCGAATCAGAAACATCAAGTACGCGAGTTAATCACACAACTTGCCCAAGACAAAATAGTCATCATTTCCACTCACATTTTAGAAGAAGTCACGGCTGTGTGTAACCGCGTGATGATCATCGCTAAAGGAAAGCTGTTGTTTGATGATACGCCTTTAAGATTGCAGCAGCGGTCGCGTTATTATCAAGCGGTTACGATCCATTTAAGTTATCTAGCTGACATCTCTGGTTTAGCGGAGTTAGAAGGGGTAGCTGAAATGGAGGTCGAGCAAAAAACAGGTCACGTCACGCTTTTTCCTGAACCGGGACAACACATATTGCATGAGGTCACTGCTCATGTGCAGCGTGCGAAATTACCCGTGGATACTTTGTTTATTGAGCAAGGTCGTTTAGACCAAGTCTTTAGAGATCTGACAACGGAGGTTGCTTAG
- a CDS encoding AhpA/YtjB family protein: MAKSLLHTADLHIHSRYSIFKRIINLIIVIVMVLLFVNLWFVDNDNAQNWQSKQSTQLGNSLGLISSQIIAQPLIDRDEARIDQVLKILLNDPHVDAVAVYDQYGQQVAQQGVESSIVAQYQSNEQNTPLVFVRDIRVEKQIYGYVRLLLNEQTVMALHSEYQSQLRQQTQVLGILAALAALLMTRIFYKVRYRRYIHPSDAEKVTH, from the coding sequence ATGGCAAAATCACTTCTACATACAGCCGACTTACACATTCATAGTCGCTACTCAATATTCAAGCGTATCATTAATCTGATCATTGTTATCGTGATGGTATTACTGTTCGTGAACCTGTGGTTCGTGGATAACGATAATGCGCAGAATTGGCAGAGTAAACAAAGTACTCAATTAGGTAATAGCTTAGGGTTAATCAGTAGCCAAATTATTGCCCAACCTCTAATCGATAGAGATGAAGCGCGGATTGATCAAGTGCTAAAAATATTACTCAACGATCCCCACGTAGACGCGGTTGCTGTTTATGATCAATACGGCCAACAGGTGGCGCAACAAGGTGTTGAAAGTTCTATCGTCGCTCAATACCAATCTAATGAACAGAATACGCCCTTAGTATTTGTTAGAGATATTCGAGTAGAAAAGCAGATTTATGGATATGTTCGCTTATTGTTAAACGAACAGACTGTCATGGCACTGCACAGTGAATATCAAAGCCAACTGCGTCAGCAGACTCAAGTACTCGGTATATTAGCTGCCTTAGCAGCCCTGCTAATGACGCGAATTTTCTATAAAGTACGTTACCGGCGTTATATTCATCCCAGCGACGCTGAAAAAGTTACTCATTAG
- a CDS encoding TatD family hydrolase: MIDSHCHLDFPAFDLDRDQVLQKCAQLGVNSIVIPGTQARLWPRQVSLCESYSQLKFALGLHPYFLHNYRSEQLQMLDQQLSLHQDKVVAVGEIGLDFSLPTDEVLQERVFSEQLNLAHQHQLPVIVHHRQSHNALIRLLKKSKFCNGGIIHAFSGSLQEARTYIDLGFKLGIGGTITYPRAKKTRAVIAQVPLSSLVLETDAPDMPINSKQGERNSPSYLPIILNALQALRTEPENDVKQACWQNTLDILPNILN; this comes from the coding sequence GTGATCGATAGTCACTGTCACTTAGATTTCCCCGCTTTTGATCTCGATCGCGACCAAGTGTTGCAAAAATGTGCTCAGCTCGGGGTTAATTCAATTGTCATTCCAGGCACTCAAGCAAGGCTGTGGCCACGGCAAGTTTCACTGTGCGAGTCGTACTCGCAGCTTAAGTTCGCGTTAGGTTTGCACCCCTACTTTTTGCACAATTACCGCAGTGAGCAATTACAAATGTTGGACCAACAGCTATCCTTGCACCAAGATAAGGTCGTTGCCGTTGGAGAAATTGGTTTGGATTTCAGTCTGCCCACTGACGAAGTGCTGCAGGAGCGAGTGTTTAGTGAACAGCTCAATTTGGCTCACCAGCATCAGCTACCTGTCATTGTGCACCATAGGCAATCTCATAATGCGTTGATTAGGCTGCTAAAAAAAAGTAAGTTTTGTAATGGCGGCATTATTCATGCTTTTTCGGGTAGCCTTCAAGAAGCACGGACGTATATTGACCTAGGCTTTAAGTTAGGCATTGGCGGCACCATTACCTACCCTAGAGCGAAGAAAACACGCGCAGTGATCGCTCAAGTTCCCCTTTCGAGCTTGGTGTTAGAAACCGACGCTCCTGATATGCCTATTAATAGTAAACAAGGTGAACGTAACAGCCCGAGCTATTTACCGATTATCTTGAATGCACTTCAAGCTTTGAGGACGGAACCTGAAAACGACGTTAAGCAGGCATGTTGGCAAAACACCCTTGATATCTTGCCCAATATATTAAACTAA
- the pdxH gene encoding pyridoxamine 5'-phosphate oxidase: protein MQPLSQIRREYSQGHLTEASLLADPYAQFDKWMADAVEAGLPDPTAMTVATVNSQGQPSQRIVLLKDVMDGCFVFYTNLGSRKAQDLLTNSKISLHFPWHILERQVLVRGSASLLPRQDVQHYFSSRPLSSQLAAWTSKQSQPIESRDALLSRFEDTKIKFSDKDIPAPEFWGGFKIIPQEIEFWQGGEHRLHDRFLFSRENSSNWSIQRLMP from the coding sequence ATGCAACCTTTAAGTCAAATAAGACGGGAATATAGCCAAGGGCATCTCACTGAAGCGTCATTGCTGGCAGATCCCTACGCACAGTTTGATAAGTGGATGGCGGACGCAGTCGAGGCCGGCTTACCTGATCCAACTGCCATGACGGTAGCAACGGTTAATAGTCAGGGCCAGCCGTCACAACGTATCGTTTTATTGAAAGATGTTATGGACGGTTGCTTTGTCTTTTACACTAATTTGGGGAGTCGCAAAGCACAAGACCTACTCACTAATAGCAAAATCTCCCTGCACTTTCCTTGGCATATTTTAGAGCGCCAAGTGTTAGTTAGAGGAAGCGCTTCGCTATTACCTCGCCAAGATGTACAACACTATTTCTCGTCTCGCCCACTATCGAGTCAGCTTGCTGCTTGGACATCCAAACAAAGCCAACCAATTGAAAGCCGCGATGCATTACTTTCTCGCTTTGAAGACACCAAAATAAAGTTCTCTGACAAGGACATTCCTGCTCCAGAATTCTGGGGAGGCTTTAAAATCATACCTCAAGAGATTGAGTTCTGGCAGGGTGGGGAGCATAGATTGCACGATCGCTTCTTGTTTAGCAGAGAAAACAGCTCGAATTGGTCAATCCAACGTTTGATGCCCTAA
- the era gene encoding GTPase Era yields the protein MSDITYCGMIAIVGRPNVGKSTLLNALLGQKVSITSRKPQTTRHRIMGIDTHENRQAIYVDTPGLHIEEKRAINRFMNRAASSSISDVGLVLFVVEGTKWNEDDQMVLTKIMQSNVPCWLIVNKSDNVKDKEILLPHLKWLGEQHAFDKIMPISARNGKNVNELRDMVNETLPESEFYFPDDYITDRSSRFMAAEIIREKLMRFTGDELPYSITVEIEQFMMAENGVYRINGLILVERDSQKSMVIGKGGQRLKTIGAEARKDMESLFDTKVFLELWVKVKSGWADDERALRSLGYGQDN from the coding sequence ATGTCTGATATCACTTATTGTGGAATGATTGCCATCGTCGGCCGTCCTAATGTAGGTAAATCAACCCTACTCAATGCGCTTCTAGGCCAAAAAGTGAGCATTACCTCACGAAAACCGCAAACTACCCGCCATCGTATTATGGGCATCGACACGCATGAAAATCGCCAAGCCATATATGTAGATACCCCAGGTTTACATATTGAGGAGAAACGTGCGATTAACCGTTTTATGAACCGTGCCGCATCAAGTTCTATTTCTGATGTTGGTTTGGTGCTATTCGTTGTCGAGGGCACAAAATGGAATGAAGACGATCAAATGGTATTAACCAAAATCATGCAAAGTAATGTGCCTTGCTGGTTGATCGTCAACAAGTCAGACAACGTAAAAGACAAAGAAATATTGCTGCCACATTTAAAGTGGTTAGGTGAACAACACGCCTTTGATAAAATCATGCCTATTTCAGCCAGAAACGGCAAAAACGTGAATGAATTACGCGATATGGTGAATGAAACACTTCCTGAAAGTGAGTTTTATTTCCCTGATGATTACATCACCGACCGCTCTAGCCGTTTTATGGCGGCTGAGATCATCCGTGAGAAATTGATGCGCTTCACAGGTGATGAATTACCTTATTCAATTACTGTCGAAATCGAGCAATTCATGATGGCTGAAAACGGTGTTTATCGTATCAATGGCTTGATATTGGTTGAGCGCGATAGTCAAAAAAGCATGGTCATTGGCAAAGGCGGACAACGCTTAAAAACAATTGGTGCAGAAGCCCGAAAAGACATGGAAAGCCTGTTTGATACCAAGGTATTTTTAGAACTTTGGGTAAAAGTAAAATCAGGTTGGGCCGATGACGAACGTGCGCTGCGCAGTCTGGGGTACGGGCAGGATAATTAA
- the rnc gene encoding ribonuclease III: MQLIDPYKPLYTKLGYEFQDPKNLTVALTHRSVGANHNERLEFLGDAVLGLVIAKALFERFPKQPEGNLTRMRSSLVKGDTLAEVAREFSLGDLLLLGPGELKSGGHRRDSILADAVEAIIGAIYQEVGMQGCEPLILAWFAKRIDALNPDATPKDDKTRLQEYLQGRQLPLPEYEVIDISGKSHDQTFTVQCTVSGLSKPIIGRGKSRRRAEQRTAKQALENLKNV; this comes from the coding sequence ATGCAGTTGATTGACCCTTACAAACCTTTATACACCAAACTCGGTTATGAGTTTCAGGACCCAAAAAACCTAACGGTTGCTCTCACCCATAGAAGCGTGGGTGCGAATCATAACGAGCGCTTAGAATTTTTAGGTGATGCCGTACTGGGCCTTGTTATCGCAAAAGCACTTTTTGAGCGTTTTCCTAAACAGCCTGAGGGCAATTTAACGCGAATGCGTTCCAGTTTAGTCAAAGGTGATACTTTGGCAGAAGTGGCCAGAGAGTTTTCCTTAGGTGACTTGCTGTTACTTGGCCCAGGTGAGCTTAAGAGCGGCGGCCATCGTCGAGATTCAATATTGGCTGATGCTGTCGAAGCTATTATAGGTGCTATTTATCAAGAAGTGGGCATGCAGGGCTGCGAGCCATTAATTTTAGCTTGGTTTGCAAAGCGCATCGATGCACTCAACCCAGATGCAACACCCAAGGATGATAAGACGCGGTTACAGGAATATTTACAAGGTCGGCAGCTGCCTTTACCCGAATACGAAGTCATTGATATTAGCGGCAAGTCCCATGACCAGACTTTTACGGTGCAATGCACCGTATCAGGGTTGAGCAAACCTATTATTGGTCGTGGAAAAAGTAGACGTCGCGCCGAACAGCGCACAGCAAAGCAAGCACTCGAGAATTTAAAAAATGTCTGA